A stretch of Campylobacter showae DNA encodes these proteins:
- the fliF gene encoding flagellar basal-body MS-ring/collar protein FliF: MDFKTAIQQIGQVYHNLSLRQRLVAAGSVVLVVGFLVFLSIHKSSNENYDGYSVLFENTSAADSALIIQQLEKDKVKYKILNEGTILVPNSDVYRERISIASLGILKDGKVGFEIFDKQEFGATDAEQKVKFQRALEGELARTIESLAPINKAIVRIAIPKETIFTERATPPSASIVLNLKDGQSLNLKQITGIKNLVAAAVANLKPEQVKIVSQDGVPLGEEDGEYDSDQITQQIRYKRDAEHNLEEKIINVLSPIVGGSDKVVAKVTIDFDFARKDSQSETFDPNSVARSEQNVEEKRQGSKEAEVQGVPGAVSNIGPVEGLQDGKMKELYSKSSSTTNYEISKKVERVKDQFAKINRLSAAVVVDGKYENKKDEKGNPTSEIAYVPLDKEQLARIDALIRQSIGFDQNRGDEVTVSNFEFQRQDGQTPASKVQSFFELYVVPFLPILKYLFVAILLYVFYKKVITPFMTKMLEDVKEEEIDLSENEVQLEDSEDTLEKFQAARKKVEEQLGIGDNFNEDDLRYDVLLEKMKLVVQDRSEEIAVLLQDMIKNDSDFSNRKDF; encoded by the coding sequence ATGGATTTCAAAACCGCAATTCAACAAATCGGACAGGTCTATCACAACCTCTCGTTAAGACAGCGCCTAGTCGCCGCGGGCTCGGTCGTGCTCGTGGTCGGTTTTTTAGTGTTTTTGAGCATTCACAAAAGCTCAAACGAAAACTACGACGGCTATAGCGTACTTTTTGAAAACACTTCCGCCGCAGACTCTGCGCTAATAATCCAGCAGCTTGAAAAAGATAAGGTAAAGTATAAAATTTTAAACGAGGGCACGATTTTGGTGCCAAACTCGGACGTTTACCGTGAGAGGATCTCGATCGCGTCGCTTGGGATTTTAAAGGACGGTAAGGTTGGATTTGAGATTTTCGATAAACAAGAATTTGGCGCGACTGATGCCGAGCAAAAGGTCAAATTTCAGCGTGCGCTCGAGGGAGAGTTAGCTCGCACGATCGAAAGTCTAGCACCGATAAACAAAGCCATCGTGCGTATCGCGATACCCAAAGAAACGATTTTTACCGAGCGAGCCACGCCGCCAAGTGCGTCTATCGTGTTAAATTTAAAAGACGGGCAGAGCTTAAATTTAAAACAAATTACCGGCATTAAAAATTTAGTCGCCGCAGCGGTGGCAAATTTAAAACCAGAGCAAGTCAAAATCGTAAGCCAGGACGGAGTACCGCTAGGCGAGGAGGACGGCGAATACGATAGCGATCAGATCACGCAACAAATCCGCTACAAACGCGACGCCGAGCACAATCTCGAAGAAAAAATTATAAACGTCCTATCGCCTATCGTGGGCGGCTCGGATAAGGTCGTAGCCAAAGTAACGATAGACTTTGACTTTGCTAGAAAAGATAGCCAAAGCGAGACCTTTGATCCAAACTCTGTGGCTAGAAGCGAGCAAAACGTCGAAGAAAAACGCCAAGGCAGCAAAGAAGCCGAAGTACAAGGCGTGCCTGGGGCTGTGAGCAATATCGGTCCGGTCGAAGGCCTGCAAGACGGTAAAATGAAAGAGCTGTACTCAAAAAGCTCATCTACGACAAACTATGAAATTTCAAAAAAAGTCGAGCGCGTCAAGGATCAGTTTGCCAAGATAAACCGCCTAAGCGCCGCTGTCGTCGTGGATGGAAAATACGAAAATAAAAAAGACGAAAAAGGAAATCCTACTAGCGAAATAGCCTACGTACCGCTTGATAAAGAGCAGCTAGCGCGCATCGACGCTCTTATCCGCCAGTCTATCGGCTTTGATCAAAACAGAGGCGACGAGGTCACTGTTAGTAACTTTGAGTTCCAGCGTCAAGACGGACAGACGCCGGCTAGCAAAGTTCAGTCCTTTTTCGAGCTTTACGTAGTACCGTTTTTACCTATCTTAAAGTATCTTTTTGTAGCGATCTTACTATATGTATTCTACAAGAAAGTCATTACGCCGTTTATGACCAAAATGCTTGAGGACGTAAAAGAAGAAGAGATCGATCTATCCGAAAATGAGGTTCAGCTCGAGGATAGCGAAGATACGCTGGAGAAATTTCAAGCAGCTAGGAAAAAGGTCGAGGAGCAGCTGGGTATCGGAGATAACTTTAACGAGGACGACCTGCGCTACGATGTATTACTAGAAAAGATGAAACTAGTCGTTCAAGATCGCAGCGAAGAGATAGCCGTATTGCTTCAAGATATGATAAAAAACGATTCTGACTTTAGCAACCGTAAGGACTTTTAA
- a CDS encoding Fur family transcriptional regulator produces MNYMELLKNHGLKATPQRLSVLKILDRHTHPTIDELYEEICAENPSVSLATVYKNLNMLKDEGLVVEVNMPNQKARYDIFSYPHIHVVCESCGHVEDYNFCEALSEYKENLERKLGNFIEKMNVLVTVKDCKNCRH; encoded by the coding sequence ATGAACTATATGGAACTTCTCAAAAATCACGGGCTCAAAGCCACCCCGCAGCGCCTCAGCGTGCTCAAGATCCTCGACCGTCACACGCACCCGACGATCGATGAGCTTTACGAAGAGATCTGCGCCGAAAACCCGTCCGTATCGCTTGCGACGGTGTATAAAAACCTAAATATGCTCAAAGACGAGGGGCTCGTCGTCGAGGTCAATATGCCAAACCAAAAGGCGCGCTACGACATCTTTAGCTACCCGCACATCCACGTCGTATGCGAGAGCTGCGGACACGTCGAGGACTATAATTTCTGCGAGGCGCTGAGCGAATACAAGGAAAATCTGGAGAGAAAGCTCGGAAATTTCATCGAAAAGATGAATGTACTAGTGACTGTAAAGGACTGCAAAAACTGCCGCCATTAG
- the fliG gene encoding flagellar motor switch protein FliG codes for MAIKLNEQQKMIYDDLSMPEKVAILLIQLGEDVTTLLFSHMEVDVITEISRYIATAKSTDKSVAAAVLEEFYALMQSNQYMRSGGLEYAKEILYRTFGPEAAQKILDKLAKSMENTKSFGYLTKVKPQQLADFIVNEHPQTIALILAHMDSTSAAETLSFFNNELRSEVVVRMANLGDISPSIIKRVSTVLEGKLESLTSYKVEVGGPRAVAEVLNRLGQKASKATIEYIEDVDDKLATTIKELMFTFEDINTLNQAAIREILKNVDKKDLMIALKGSGDALRDKFLSSMSQRASDSFKEEMQFLGAVRVKDVEEAQRRIVEQVQALAESGAFQIGESDEMIE; via the coding sequence ATGGCAATAAAGTTAAACGAACAACAAAAGATGATTTACGACGACCTTTCGATGCCCGAAAAGGTCGCTATTTTGCTTATTCAGCTAGGCGAAGATGTCACGACTCTGCTTTTTTCGCATATGGAGGTTGACGTCATAACCGAAATTTCGCGCTATATAGCTACCGCAAAAAGCACGGATAAAAGCGTAGCTGCTGCGGTTTTAGAGGAATTTTACGCTCTCATGCAGTCAAATCAGTATATGAGAAGCGGCGGCTTAGAGTACGCGAAAGAAATTTTATACCGCACCTTTGGTCCTGAAGCCGCGCAAAAGATACTCGACAAGCTCGCAAAAAGCATGGAAAACACAAAGAGCTTCGGTTATCTTACCAAGGTCAAGCCTCAGCAGCTTGCAGACTTTATCGTTAACGAGCATCCGCAGACTATCGCGCTTATTTTGGCGCATATGGATTCAACCAGCGCAGCCGAGACGCTTTCGTTTTTTAATAACGAGCTTAGAAGCGAGGTCGTCGTGAGAATGGCAAATTTGGGCGACATCAGTCCATCTATAATCAAACGCGTTTCAACGGTACTAGAGGGCAAACTAGAGAGCCTCACGTCTTACAAAGTCGAAGTCGGCGGACCAAGGGCCGTGGCGGAGGTGTTAAACCGCCTCGGTCAAAAAGCGTCAAAAGCTACGATCGAATATATCGAGGACGTCGACGACAAGCTCGCTACGACGATCAAAGAGCTTATGTTTACCTTTGAGGATATTAACACCCTCAATCAAGCAGCTATCCGCGAAATACTTAAAAACGTCGATAAAAAAGACCTTATGATTGCCCTAAAAGGCAGTGGCGACGCATTGAGAGATAAATTTCTCTCCAGTATGTCTCAACGCGCCAGCGATTCGTTTAAAGAAGAAATGCAGTTTTTGGGAGCGGTGCGTGTAAAAGACGTCGAAGAGGCGCAGCGCCGCATAGTAGAGCAGGTTCAGGCCCTAGCCGAAAGCGGGGCATTCCAAATAGGCGAAAGCGATGAGATGATAGAATGA
- the fliH gene encoding flagellar assembly protein FliH produces MKSSVITNERSKEHFVENYRFKILGQEKRSEDTRSAHESESGRATEHKERALNGEQESSNLNDAKEQGGHFKPESSFIEELLKRTDEMSGSMIKLQMQIENQENEFAKRLESEIQRAKEDGIKQGRDEAAAKFDEELRALESRYLGSINKLEEQAAKFESLIASSEAQLPATAVDIAKEVVKKEISLNSANIAAAICKELFSEIKDAKEVQVKVNPKDYEFIKENFSGQNVKISADEAISAGGAIVLSDAGNLEGTIEARLEKIKKIIGQ; encoded by the coding sequence ATGAAAAGTAGCGTAATAACAAATGAGCGCTCAAAAGAGCACTTCGTAGAAAACTATCGGTTTAAAATTTTAGGTCAGGAAAAAAGAAGCGAGGATACACGCTCGGCCCACGAAAGCGAATCCGGCCGTGCGACCGAGCATAAGGAGCGAGCCTTAAACGGCGAGCAAGAGAGCTCAAATTTAAACGACGCAAAAGAGCAAGGCGGGCATTTTAAGCCTGAGTCAAGCTTTATCGAGGAGCTTTTGAAGCGCACCGACGAGATGAGCGGCAGTATGATAAAGCTGCAAATGCAAATCGAAAACCAAGAAAACGAATTTGCTAAACGCCTAGAGAGCGAGATCCAGCGCGCTAAAGAAGACGGCATAAAGCAGGGCAGAGATGAGGCGGCGGCTAAATTTGACGAGGAGTTAAGAGCGCTTGAGAGTAGATATCTAGGATCTATAAATAAGCTAGAGGAGCAGGCGGCTAAATTTGAAAGCCTCATCGCATCTAGCGAAGCGCAGCTGCCCGCTACCGCAGTTGATATAGCCAAAGAGGTCGTGAAAAAAGAAATTTCGCTAAATTCGGCAAACATCGCCGCAGCTATCTGTAAAGAGCTTTTTAGTGAGATAAAAGACGCCAAAGAGGTGCAGGTCAAAGTAAATCCGAAAGATTACGAGTTTATCAAAGAAAATTTCTCCGGACAAAACGTCAAAATCTCCGCCGATGAAGCCATCAGCGCGGGCGGAGCGATCGTGCTTAGCGACGCTGGCAACCTCGAGGGCACGATCGAAGCCAGACTAGAAAAAATCAAAAAGATAATAGGACAATGA
- the dxs gene encoding 1-deoxy-D-xylulose-5-phosphate synthase, translating into MDVKSMNMEELEALCGKLRDKILQTVSANGGHLSSNIGAVELIVAMHYVFDAAKDPFIFDVSHQSYAHKLITGRWDKFDTLRKFGGISGYTKPSESKYDYFIAGHSSTSISLAVGASKAIKLKGEDRIPVAFIGDGSMSAGIAYEALNELGDIKNPCVIVLNDNEMSISKPIGAFSNYLSQMMAGPLYQKFKSRVERFLSYMPDGAAYMARRMEEGIRIFTPGMFFEELGLEYIGPVNGHDVRALIEAFSVAKGMKKPVVVHAQTLKGKGYEKAEGHLASWHGVSPFDLQSGEAIKKSAAKSATALFAENLTQLASEHKNIVGVTAAMPTGTGIDALMERFPDRFWDVAIAEQHAVASMAAMAKEGFKPFIAIYSTFLQRAFDQVVHDCAIMNLNVVFAMDRAGIVGEDGETHQGAFDVSYLNLIPNLTIFAPRCADSFRLAMRYAYAHEGPCAFRYPRGAFALAQGEFEARELRLGKGEILVEGGGKAAFIAYGNAVGKANAARKILLEKTDGKFDPSLVDLVFVKPLDCELLQELAGRHKIWYVFSDTAKKGGVGEILAAFLQEQRIFDVHIVSFEFDDAFISHGATADVERALGIDAASVCEKILAETADQI; encoded by the coding sequence ATAGACGTAAAATCTATGAATATGGAGGAGCTCGAAGCGCTTTGCGGGAAGCTCCGAGATAAAATTTTACAAACCGTCAGCGCAAACGGCGGGCATCTGAGCTCAAACATCGGCGCGGTCGAGCTTATTGTGGCGATGCATTATGTTTTCGATGCCGCAAAAGATCCGTTTATATTTGACGTTAGCCACCAAAGCTACGCGCACAAGCTAATCACTGGACGCTGGGATAAATTTGACACGCTTAGAAAATTTGGCGGTATCAGCGGCTACACCAAGCCTTCCGAAAGTAAATACGACTACTTTATCGCCGGACACAGCTCCACCTCTATCTCGCTTGCAGTCGGCGCTTCAAAGGCGATCAAGCTAAAGGGCGAGGATCGCATCCCCGTGGCCTTTATCGGCGACGGCTCAATGAGTGCGGGTATCGCGTATGAGGCGCTAAACGAGCTAGGCGATATCAAAAATCCCTGTGTCATCGTCCTAAACGACAACGAAATGAGCATCAGCAAGCCCATCGGCGCCTTTAGCAACTACCTGTCGCAGATGATGGCTGGGCCGCTGTATCAGAAGTTTAAAAGCCGCGTCGAGCGATTTTTGAGCTATATGCCAGACGGCGCCGCGTATATGGCGCGCAGGATGGAGGAGGGCATTAGGATATTTACGCCCGGGATGTTTTTTGAGGAGCTCGGGCTTGAGTATATCGGCCCCGTAAACGGTCACGACGTGAGGGCGCTTATCGAGGCTTTTAGCGTCGCAAAAGGGATGAAAAAGCCCGTCGTCGTGCACGCCCAGACGCTAAAGGGCAAGGGCTACGAAAAGGCCGAGGGGCATCTAGCCAGCTGGCACGGCGTGAGCCCGTTTGATTTACAAAGCGGCGAAGCTATCAAAAAATCAGCCGCCAAATCGGCCACCGCGCTCTTTGCGGAAAATTTGACCCAGCTAGCTAGCGAGCATAAAAATATCGTCGGAGTAACCGCCGCGATGCCTACGGGCACGGGCATAGACGCTTTGATGGAGAGGTTTCCCGATAGATTTTGGGACGTCGCGATCGCCGAGCAGCACGCTGTCGCCTCGATGGCAGCGATGGCGAAGGAAGGCTTTAAACCCTTTATCGCGATTTATTCGACCTTTTTGCAGCGGGCATTTGACCAGGTCGTGCACGACTGTGCGATCATGAACCTAAACGTCGTCTTTGCGATGGACCGCGCGGGCATAGTCGGCGAGGACGGCGAGACGCATCAGGGCGCATTTGACGTTAGTTATCTAAATTTGATCCCGAATTTGACGATTTTTGCGCCTCGTTGCGCCGATAGCTTTAGGCTCGCGATGCGCTACGCCTACGCTCACGAGGGGCCTTGCGCTTTTCGTTATCCGCGCGGAGCTTTTGCGCTGGCACAGGGCGAATTTGAGGCGCGAGAGCTAAGGCTCGGCAAAGGCGAAATCTTGGTCGAGGGCGGCGGCAAAGCAGCCTTTATCGCTTACGGTAACGCCGTGGGCAAGGCAAACGCCGCGCGCAAAATTTTACTAGAAAAAACTGACGGTAAATTTGATCCGAGCCTCGTTGATTTGGTGTTTGTTAAGCCGCTTGATTGCGAACTTTTGCAAGAGCTCGCGGGCAGGCATAAAATTTGGTACGTCTTTTCAGATACCGCAAAAAAGGGCGGCGTAGGCGAGATTTTAGCCGCATTTTTGCAAGAGCAGCGCATTTTTGACGTGCACATTGTTAGCTTTGAGTTTGACGACGCGTTTATCTCGCACGGCGCTACGGCCGATGTCGAAAGGGCTCTTGGTATCGATGCGGCGAGCGTTTGCGAGAAAATTTTAGCCGAAACGGCGGATCAAATTTAA
- a CDS encoding tyrosine-protein phosphatase produces the protein MKFKTLALAAAFFFATGINAELATDTNSVNFRKTSGAELNLADVKDAKFQNAHFKSTDTAAHGTNSNSSQKATLIDEAKNFYRVDELLFRSAQLDGSDAAKLHELGIKSIVNLRHFSRGGDRRAFGDQFWLASKPLQSWEIKPAQIADVLRTIRERQKEGAVLVHCYHGADRTGLVVAMYRVIYQGWSLDAARSEMIDGGYGFHSMWQDIAGFLTPQNEALVRVELGI, from the coding sequence TTGAAATTTAAAACCCTTGCGCTAGCGGCCGCATTTTTCTTTGCGACCGGCATAAATGCGGAGCTCGCGACAGATACGAATTCCGTAAATTTTAGAAAAACGAGCGGCGCGGAGCTAAATCTCGCGGACGTAAAAGACGCCAAATTTCAAAACGCGCATTTTAAAAGCACAGATACCGCAGCGCACGGCACAAACTCAAACTCATCGCAAAAAGCAACCCTCATCGACGAAGCTAAAAATTTCTACCGCGTGGACGAGCTGCTGTTTCGCAGCGCTCAGCTTGACGGGAGCGACGCCGCGAAGCTGCACGAGCTTGGCATCAAAAGCATCGTAAATCTGCGCCATTTTAGCAGAGGCGGCGACAGAAGGGCGTTTGGCGATCAATTTTGGCTCGCAAGCAAGCCGCTTCAAAGCTGGGAGATAAAACCCGCGCAAATAGCGGACGTCTTGCGCACCATTCGCGAGCGCCAAAAGGAGGGCGCCGTGCTCGTGCACTGCTATCACGGAGCCGATCGCACGGGCCTTGTGGTGGCGATGTACCGCGTGATCTATCAGGGCTGGAGCTTGGATGCCGCGCGCAGCGAGATGATAGACGGCGGATACGGCTTTCACTCCATGTGGCAGGATATCGCGGGCTTTTTGACGCCGCAAAACGAAGCGCTCGTAAGAGTCGAGCTTGGAATTTAG
- a CDS encoding DIP1984 family protein, with translation MKLAEALILRADIQKRIEQLKSRLADNAKVQEGENPSEEPKALLAELDALTSELERLIVRINLTNCTAKADGKSLTELIAKRDVLTLKAGALRAFAQAAAQKVEIYSRSEIKILSTVDVAALQKQVDELAKQIRQLDTTLQGANWQTELIES, from the coding sequence ATGAAACTAGCCGAGGCGCTGATACTGCGCGCCGACATACAAAAACGCATCGAGCAGCTAAAATCAAGGCTTGCGGACAACGCAAAGGTGCAAGAGGGCGAGAATCCTAGCGAAGAGCCAAAGGCGCTGCTAGCCGAGCTAGACGCGCTCACAAGCGAGCTTGAGCGATTAATCGTTCGGATAAATTTAACCAACTGTACCGCAAAAGCGGACGGCAAGAGCCTAACCGAGCTAATCGCCAAGCGCGACGTACTTACGCTAAAAGCAGGAGCATTGCGAGCTTTCGCGCAAGCTGCCGCTCAAAAAGTGGAAATTTATTCGCGCAGCGAGATTAAAATTTTAAGCACGGTCGACGTCGCGGCGCTGCAAAAGCAGGTGGATGAGCTAGCTAAACAGATCAGGCAGCTTGATACGACGCTGCAAGGCGCGAACTGGCAGACCGAGCTGATCGAAAGCTAA
- a CDS encoding DUF799 domain-containing protein — MKNKIKSALLGAFAVLFLGACAGSQPEVYDYSAFLQTKPRSIVVVMPTSDSSEIKASAAVLANALYPLSEAGYYVFSPALVNETFKNNGIYDAAEIAQISTYKLKQIFGADAALYLNVADYGTSYMLISSVTRVSVAATLVDLNTGAVLWQKSATAANDSGDSGGNLIGMLVSALVKQIADSVSDASFDLSARADAILFSTDCRDCLLYGPYSPHYGQDRQLGGGR, encoded by the coding sequence ATGAAAAATAAAATAAAATCGGCGCTTCTTGGCGCGTTTGCGGTACTATTTCTTGGCGCATGCGCAGGATCGCAGCCCGAGGTTTACGACTATTCGGCGTTTTTACAGACCAAGCCTCGCTCGATCGTAGTCGTGATGCCCACCAGCGACTCGTCTGAGATAAAGGCCTCCGCTGCGGTGCTGGCAAACGCGCTCTATCCGCTTAGCGAGGCTGGGTATTACGTATTTTCGCCCGCGCTCGTAAACGAGACCTTTAAAAACAACGGCATCTACGACGCCGCAGAGATCGCGCAGATCTCTACGTACAAGCTAAAGCAGATATTTGGCGCCGACGCCGCGCTGTATCTAAACGTCGCGGACTACGGCACCTCGTATATGCTCATTAGCAGCGTCACGCGCGTGAGCGTAGCGGCGACTCTAGTCGATCTAAACACCGGCGCCGTGCTCTGGCAAAAGAGTGCGACCGCAGCAAACGACTCGGGCGACAGCGGCGGCAACCTCATCGGTATGCTGGTCTCCGCGCTAGTTAAGCAGATTGCCGACTCGGTCTCGGATGCGAGCTTTGATCTCTCAGCGCGCGCGGACGCGATTTTGTTTAGCACCGATTGCCGAGACTGCTTGCTCTACGGCCCGTATTCGCCGCATTACGGCCAGGATAGGCAGCTTGGCGGCGGCAGATAA